ACGTTCACCCTCCCGTTGCGTGTAAAAATCGTGCCGTTCCGTGCATTGCGGGTCGGCATCACGCAGTCAAACATGTCGATACCCAGGGCCACGCATTGAATCAGGTTCGCCGGGGTGCCCACACCCATAAGGTACCTCGGTTTATCTTCAGGCAGGTGATCCGTATTGAAATCGGTGATTTCGTACATAATATCGGTCGGCTCGCCCACGCTCAGCCCGCCGATCGCCAGCCCCTCAAAATCGAGCGAGGCCATGAATTCGGAGGATTCTTTTCTCAGATCCTTATAGGTCCCGCCCTGTACAATTCCGAACTGGTGTTGTTTGTGTCCGTAGATCGGATCTGTCTTCAAAAAATGCTCTCTTCCTCGTTTGGCCCAGCGGTGGGTGAGGCCCATTGACTCTTTCACATAGTCGTACTCGGCAGGCCAGGGCGGACATTCATCCAGGATCATCATAATGTCCGACCCCAGAATGCGCTGTGTATCCACCACATTTTCGGGTGTAAATAGATGCTTCGAGCCGTCTAGATGGCTCTGAAAGGTGGCGCCCTTCTCTTTCAAATCACGTATATCCGACAGCGAAAAGATCTGATACCCCCCCGAATCGGTCAGGATCGGCTTGTCCCACCCCATAAATCCGTGCAGCCCGCCTGCAGCCTGCATGATCTCATTGCCAGGTCTCAGATAGAGGTGATAGGTGTTTCCCAGAATAATCTGTGCCTTTATCTTATTTACCAGATCATCCTGGCTCACAGCCTTTACAGATCCGAGCGTTCCAACAGGCATAAAAATGGGCGTCTGAATCTCCCCGTGATCGGTTTGCAGGGTACCAAGGCGTGCTTTAGTCTGCGCTGCTTTCTTGCGTAACGTATACAATGAATTAAACTATGTTAAAAGGTGGATAGGTTTTATTTTTCGGGCTACCATTCAATACCGGGCAGCAACGTTGGGGACTGAGGAATATAACCAATGATTGATTAACTGTTTGAACAACCAAAACCGTGCATTCGGTCTTCAAGACCCTGAATACACCTAGTAAACCGGATGGAAAACGACACACTTGTTATCATACCGACCTATAATGAGTCGAAAAATATCATTCGGCTCCTTGAAAGGCTTATGGCTCTTAGTCCAGCGGTTGATGTATTGATAGTAGACGACGGATCTCCCGATGGAACGGCAGATCTAGTAAAAGAAGTCGGGAAAGTATATCCGGAGCGTATTTACCTGATTGAACGAGAAGGAAAGCTGGGCCTGGGCTCCGCCTATGTGCGGGGATTCCGTTATGCACTTGAAATGGGTTATACATTTATCTGTGAGATGGATGCCGACTTTTCCCATAACCCGGATGATGTTCCCAAGCTGGTGGACAAAGTGAAGAGTGGAGAAGCGGACGTCGCAGTGGGGTCCCGCTACTCAAACGGGATAAGTATTGTGAACTGGCCCCTGCGGCGGCTCATATTATCCTATTGTGCAAATCTGTACGCCAGATTTATTACCGGTATACCGATCAAGGACACAACGGCCGGATTTAAATGCATTCACCGGAACGTGTTGGAAGCCATACCACTCGACAACATTCATTCAAACGGGTATGCGTTCCAGATTGAGCTTCATTTTCGCGCATGGAAAGCGGGCTTCAAACTGGACGAAGTGTCCATCATCTTCAGGGAGAGAGAAGAGGGGGTGTCCAAAATGTCGAAAGCGATTGTACGTGAGGCGGTGTGGCGAGTCTGGGCGCTGAAGTTCCGCAGCCTGATAGGTAAACTATAGGAACCCCGAAAGCGGTAAAAACTGTTATTGTGCCTCAATAACGGTTACCTATGTATAAAGACATTTTTAAAACAGACACATCAGATTATAAATTCATCGCCATTCAGGCTCTTTTCCTGGTTACATTCGGCCTTGCGTCACTGGTAAAGTGGAATTCAGGCGGCGTGCCGGAGGCTTTTATCCAACAGTTCGGCTCCACCTGGCTGGCAGCCCTTCCCCTTGGGCTGGCCTTGCCATATTATCTTATTGCGGTCGCTGAAACCCTTATTTTTGTCCTGTTTTTGCTGAGCCTGTTCAGGCTTGAGTGGCTGGCAACAAGCGACAAGATGTACTTGCGCCTCGGCTTGATCATCTCTCTTTTTCTATTCGTTATCCTCGCATATGGCCTGCGGCTTACCGGCCAGTACGGGGGTAAGGCAAATACTTTTTTCTATTTTGGAGTGACTCTCTTTTCACTATATATCACCGAAAAGGAAACAGCCTAATAGGCTATTGAGCCGAAACTGACGGCGCTTTCTCTTTCAGATTCATCCCACCAGTGGTAATTGAGTTCGGTTCCCCTCAGCTCGGGAAATGCTCTTAAAAAGGAATAGAGGGGCGGGTATCCGCATATTCGGGTTGAATCATACGCCTTGGAAAGATGACTGAGAATGCCACGGTGATCTGCATTGAGCGCGTAGTTGATAAAATGCCTGTCGAACTCCTCCACATCCTGTCTTCGTTCAGAGGCGGGGAAGGGATCGCCGAATTTCCTGCCAACATGCGACAGATCCCCGCTGATCAGATAAAACGTGTCATCCGAATCCAGTTCACGGAGCTTTTCAGCAAATGACTTCACCGATGTTGCCATCGCGCCCTCTGGATGGTAAAAGAGTTCGTCGAATCCTGAAACAAGGATCGGAACAACGGTATAATCGTGTTTCCACAGCCGGGATATAAACAGCAGATGGGTTTCCAGGCTGTGTTCAATCCGGTGGGCTCTGTCCGACAGTGTAAAACTGTCCAGTTCATCCAGCATTTGGATAAAGTCTGTGTCTGTTTCGAAAGAATGTCCGGGTACTGAAAACTGCTTATTCGATCCTATGAATGGAGTATTTTCATATTGGTCGGGAAAGTAACCTGCGTAATGGGATGTACCGATCAGAACAATACGCCCGGGTGTAAGGTGCCGGATGGATTGAAATGCCGCCGCATACTGCTTCGCCCCTACACGCAAGTCAATATGAGGCGCATAGAGCGCCTTTACCGCCTTATGCTGGCTCGTTTGGGTGTCTGAAAGCATGGCATCGATAAATTCACCCATTTTTTCGGGTTCCCCGGGGTAGCTGCTCCCGGCGAGTACCGGTTTTCGTACGGTTGAGGATTCAAAATCTTTTTCAATGCGATTTGCAAACAGATGGTAATGCCGGGTGTTCAGTACACGATGCTCATCCAGCATCTGAACAAACTCCAGCAAGTCGTATGGCTGAATGCTGCTGTCGAGTACGCTGATGATCTGATTGATGGAGTGCCGGCCCGTTATAAGCGACAACAGCGGCTCGGTTTTTCGGTCGATGGCGAAATTCGGGGATGCATAGCCCATCGAATCGTGAAAATAAAGTAGTTCCCTGCCGTTGTCCTGTACGGGAATGACCTGGAGGTCATGCCGAAGCTCCGGAACGGGTGAGCTGAGTGAATCGAACAGAAGTGTCTCATTTATCATTTTTTTGCCCTCTCATTTTCCAGCATTCGCACCGCTTGCCGTATTTGATACAGATGGGATGATCCGGTGGCTCAGAGAAACGTGCTTTGCATGCATTGCGGCCGTGATGAATCATCAGGTGCGACAGATCGGTCCAGCTTTCACGGGGAAAAAGCGCCATAAGGTCGCGTTCTATCTTGTTGGTATTCTTCTTTTCCCGCGTCAGCCCAAGCCGGTTGGAAATTCTTTTTACGTGTGTATCCACAACTACTCCGTGGTTGATACCAAATGCATTGCCAAGGACCACATTTGCGGTTTTTCGGGCGGCACCCCGCAGCGTAAGCAGCTCATCCATGGTTTGAGGTACCTCACTGCCAAACTCCTCAACCAGTGTTCTGGAAGCCTCTTTGAGAGATAGCGCTTTGTTCCGATAGAATCCGGTGGTTTTAACAAGCTCCTCCAGCTCTTCAAGAGGGGCTTCGGCCATCGCTTCGGGTGTGGGATAGGCTTTAAAAAGAGCCGGTGTAACTTTGTTTACGCGAACGTCCGTGCATTGAGCGCTCAGTATTGTGGCTACAAGAAGCTCAAAAGGATTGTTGTGATTCAGCTCACAGTGCGGATCGGGATAGTATTTGTAGAGCTCTTCCAGAATTTCTGCTGCGCGCTCTTTCTGC
Above is a window of Rhodohalobacter mucosus DNA encoding:
- the amrB gene encoding AmmeMemoRadiSam system protein B, whose translation is MINETLLFDSLSSPVPELRHDLQVIPVQDNGRELLYFHDSMGYASPNFAIDRKTEPLLSLITGRHSINQIISVLDSSIQPYDLLEFVQMLDEHRVLNTRHYHLFANRIEKDFESSTVRKPVLAGSSYPGEPEKMGEFIDAMLSDTQTSQHKAVKALYAPHIDLRVGAKQYAAAFQSIRHLTPGRIVLIGTSHYAGYFPDQYENTPFIGSNKQFSVPGHSFETDTDFIQMLDELDSFTLSDRAHRIEHSLETHLLFISRLWKHDYTVVPILVSGFDELFYHPEGAMATSVKSFAEKLRELDSDDTFYLISGDLSHVGRKFGDPFPASERRQDVEEFDRHFINYALNADHRGILSHLSKAYDSTRICGYPPLYSFLRAFPELRGTELNYHWWDESERESAVSFGSIAY
- the nth gene encoding endonuclease III yields the protein MSKLPRKTKKQKERAAEILEELYKYYPDPHCELNHNNPFELLVATILSAQCTDVRVNKVTPALFKAYPTPEAMAEAPLEELEELVKTTGFYRNKALSLKEASRTLVEEFGSEVPQTMDELLTLRGAARKTANVVLGNAFGINHGVVVDTHVKRISNRLGLTREKKNTNKIERDLMALFPRESWTDLSHLMIHHGRNACKARFSEPPDHPICIKYGKRCECWKMRGQKNDK
- the tgt gene encoding tRNA guanosine(34) transglycosylase Tgt, producing the protein MYTLRKKAAQTKARLGTLQTDHGEIQTPIFMPVGTLGSVKAVSQDDLVNKIKAQIILGNTYHLYLRPGNEIMQAAGGLHGFMGWDKPILTDSGGYQIFSLSDIRDLKEKGATFQSHLDGSKHLFTPENVVDTQRILGSDIMMILDECPPWPAEYDYVKESMGLTHRWAKRGREHFLKTDPIYGHKQHQFGIVQGGTYKDLRKESSEFMASLDFEGLAIGGLSVGEPTDIMYEITDFNTDHLPEDKPRYLMGVGTPANLIQCVALGIDMFDCVMPTRNARNGTIFTRNGRVNVRNAKWKHHHKLLDPDFPSDLCRRYNMSYIHHLIKSDEILGLELTSLHNLTFYLWLMEQIREQIKNDTFQEWYPRMMEQVEQRI
- a CDS encoding polyprenol monophosphomannose synthase — translated: MENDTLVIIPTYNESKNIIRLLERLMALSPAVDVLIVDDGSPDGTADLVKEVGKVYPERIYLIEREGKLGLGSAYVRGFRYALEMGYTFICEMDADFSHNPDDVPKLVDKVKSGEADVAVGSRYSNGISIVNWPLRRLILSYCANLYARFITGIPIKDTTAGFKCIHRNVLEAIPLDNIHSNGYAFQIELHFRAWKAGFKLDEVSIIFREREEGVSKMSKAIVREAVWRVWALKFRSLIGKL